The Juglans microcarpa x Juglans regia isolate MS1-56 chromosome 2S, Jm3101_v1.0, whole genome shotgun sequence genome has a window encoding:
- the LOC121252137 gene encoding ubiquitin fusion degradation protein 1 homolog — MDQSAELGDDQYDHFEQAYRCFPLSFCEKSHLECGDKIIMPASALDHLAYSVFDFPMLFELLNPDTGRATHCGVQEFVADEGLAFLPNWMMEHMQLREGDLLIIKSVSLQKATYVKLQPHSKDFLDLSNPRAVLERTLRNFFCLTKDDTIMIMYNDKKFYIDVLETRPSEAVSIFDTDCEVDFAPPLDYQEPERLVNGMATEELQEKDQAVVEDNDVVKTCEAFSGVGRRLDGKASMESGSQSDYSSKLKQLSLGAADQGKSKAIRSNSVRKPGKLILGSDAAPMESKQQSSENVALKKEEEKFQPFTGKSYRLRD; from the coding sequence ATGGATCAATCTGCTGAACTTGGAGATGATCAGTATGATCACTTTGAGCAAGCTTACCGATGCTTTCCTCTCTCGTTTTGTGAGAAGTCGCACCTCGAATGCGGCGACAAAATCATCATGCCTGCCTCGGCTCTGGATCATCTTGCGTATAGCGTTTTCGATTTTCCCATGTTGTTCGAGTTGCTCAACCCCGACACTGGGCGAGCTACGCATTGTGGGGTTCAAGAGTTCGTTGCCGACGAGGGTTTGGCTTTCTTGCCGAACTGGATGATGGAGCACATGCAACTACGGGAAGGAGACTTGCTGATAATAAAAAGCGTTAGTTTGCAGAAAGCAACCTACGTGAAGTTGCAACCCCATAGTAAGGATTTCTTGGACCTTTCCAACCCTAGAGCCGTCTTGGAAAGGACGCTCAGGAACTTTTTCTGCCTCACAAAGGACGACACCATCATGATCATGTATAACGACAAGAAGTTTTACATAGATGTGCTCGAAACTAGGCCGTCTGAGGCTGTCAGTATCTTTGACACAGATTGTGAGGTCGACTTTGCCCCTCCTCTCGATTACCAAGAACCAGAAAGACTGGTGAATGGCATGGCTACTGAAGAACTTCAGGAGAAAGATCAGGCTGTTGTGGAGGATAATGATGTAGTGAAGACGTGTGAAGCTTTTTCTGGAGTGGGAAGGCGCTTGGATGGGAAGGCTTCAATGGAGTCAGGTTCCCAATCAGACTACTCTTCCAAGTTGAAACAACTTTCTCTAGGTGCAGCTGATCAGGGAAAAAGCAAGGCTATTCGGTCCAACTCGGTAAGGAAGCCGGGGAAGCTTATTCTTGGTTCCGATGCGGCTCCAATGGAATCCAAACAGCAATCTTCAGAGAATGTGGcattgaagaaagaagaagaaaagttcCAACCCTTCACGGGTAAGAGTTATAGGTTGAGAGACTGA